From Pyrenophora tritici-repentis strain M4 chromosome 1, whole genome shotgun sequence, the proteins below share one genomic window:
- a CDS encoding Homeobox-KN multi-domain protein — protein sequence MTSAERPLANMVAAVSEDNISLSILPPSLPPPPHAVEPSLELKPMMPGEGPLKLPPTSFSNHSTQRLQLPDLKDESWQDGQSFHLPPLTNSSSPPPLHRDAHKGHGQRSYAPCNTYLTGSQNHHMRSSPPLQPGEQNFPGKLPSFSEFLHTTRTSTPPRTPQRRNESVDSSPHVQPHFDDVAWNETKRRRVDTLCDIWAARPLEQPVVESRRMSSAIDPALGGYSPRVAQQHALPPAASSMHHRPSLSYPPPHQPLNPHMRHGSSPGPPAMSFSQPYVQQSVSQPPMPPHGVMYEHRHSYYQEPQPPMYGSYERPQEGYYARASYGGYDSSYGGDIRFQQHVGPDHAFNRKRRGNLPKEATNMLKEWFQQNRQSPYPTEDQKMELCNRTGLSLNQVSNWFINARRRAPQKEQREREANGPEA from the exons ATGACTTCTGCTGAGAGACCGCTGGCTAACATGGTCGCTGCGGTAAGTGAAGACAACATTTCTCTTTCTATTCTTCCCCCATCCCTTCCGCCGCCGCCCCACGCAGTCGAGCCCTCATTGGAACTGAAGCCAATGATGCCTGGAGAAGGCCCGCTCAAGCTGCCACCCACATCCTTCTCCAATCACTCGACTCAACGCTTGCAACTGCCCGACCTTAAAGATGAATCCTGGCAAGACGGACAATCTTTCCACTTACCCCCGCTCACAAACTCATCATCACCGCCACCGCTGCATCGCGATGCCCACAAGGGCCACGGCCAACGCTCATATGCGCCTTGCAACACATATCTGACAGGCTCCCAGAATCACCACATGCGCAGTTCGCCGCCACTTCAGCCAGGAGAACAAAACTTTCCTGGCAAGCTCCCTTCTTTCTCTGAG TTTCTCCACACAACACGAACAAGCACTCCGCCACGGACGCCGCAGCGCCGCAATGAGTCGGTCGACAGCTCGCCTCACGTTCAACCGCACTTTGACGATGTAGCATGGAACGAAACCAAACGCAGACGTGTAGACACGCTCTGTGACATCTGGGCGGCTCGCCCTCTTGAGCAGCCCGTAGTCGAATCTCGTCGTATGAGCAGCGCCATCGATCCTGCTCTTGGTGGCTACTCTCCCCGCGTCGCTCAACAACATGCACTGCCGCCCGCGGCATCCAGTATGCATCACCGTCCCAGTCTCTCTTACCCACCGCCACATCAGCCACTCAATCCCCATATGCGCCATGGATCCTCGCCTGGCCCCCCAGCCATGAGCTTTTCCCAGCCCTATGTCCAACAATCCGTCTCTCAACCACCAATGCCTCCACATGGAGTCATGTATGAACACCGACACAGCTACTACCAAGAGCCCCAACCACCCATGTACGGCAGCTACGAGCGACCCCAAGAGGGCTACTATGCCCGCGCTAGCTATGGTGGTTACGACTCTTCCTACGGCGGAGATATCCGCTTCCAGCAGCATGTCGGCCCCGATCATGCATTCAATAGGAAGCGACGTGGCAACCTACCCAAGGAGGCGACCAACATGCTCAAGGAGTGGTTCCAGCAAAACCGGCAATCTCCTTACCCCACCGAGGACCAGAAGATGGAGCTCTGCAACCGTACGGGATTGAGTCTGAACCAG GTGTCCAACTGGTTCATCAACGCACGCCGTCGTGCCCCACAAAAGGAACAGCGCGAGCGCGAGGCTAATGGGCCTGAGGCATGA